The following are encoded together in the Haliscomenobacter hydrossis DSM 1100 genome:
- a CDS encoding ParA family protein, with the protein MATIIAMANHKGGVGKTTSVQNLAAGLARRGYRALMVDFDPQSNLSDAFGCADPEIGIYDAMIGEAATPIVTISENLDLVPSHIGLANADIQFSTKIGREKILDGLLNKIRDNYDYIFIDCPPSLGLLTINAFSTANEIYIPLDAEYFSMRGLDSLQELISEIQQHVNPNLKIGGVFFTKFDPRQTLKKDVEVIIRERFGGLVYNTRISNNVAVAEAQAQGIDVFEYNKRAKAAKEYDVMVEEMLSRYPVKVK; encoded by the coding sequence ATGGCAACAATCATCGCAATGGCCAACCACAAGGGTGGCGTTGGCAAAACAACCTCGGTGCAGAATTTGGCCGCAGGTTTGGCCCGGCGCGGGTACCGGGCACTGATGGTGGACTTTGACCCACAATCCAATCTATCGGACGCCTTTGGCTGTGCGGATCCAGAAATAGGGATTTACGATGCCATGATTGGCGAGGCGGCTACACCGATTGTCACAATTAGCGAAAACCTGGATCTGGTACCCTCCCACATTGGGTTGGCCAATGCCGACATCCAGTTTAGCACCAAAATTGGGCGCGAAAAAATTCTGGATGGCTTGCTGAATAAAATCCGGGACAATTACGACTACATCTTCATTGATTGCCCCCCATCGCTGGGTTTGTTGACGATCAATGCCTTTTCCACAGCAAATGAAATCTACATTCCGCTGGATGCCGAGTACTTCAGCATGCGGGGTTTGGACAGTTTGCAGGAACTGATCAGTGAGATTCAGCAGCACGTCAATCCGAATCTGAAGATTGGCGGGGTGTTTTTTACCAAATTCGACCCACGGCAAACGCTCAAGAAGGACGTGGAGGTCATCATCCGCGAACGGTTTGGGGGGCTGGTCTACAACACCCGCATCAGCAACAACGTAGCCGTAGCGGAAGCGCAGGCGCAGGGCATCGACGTGTTTGAGTACAACAAACGCGCCAAGGCAGCGAAAGAATACGATGTGATGGTAGAGGAAATGTTGAGTCGTTATCCCGTGAAAGTCAAGTAA